One window of the Lepidochelys kempii isolate rLepKem1 chromosome 23, rLepKem1.hap2, whole genome shotgun sequence genome contains the following:
- the LOC140902045 gene encoding sushi domain-containing protein 6-like: MAKAPGCPRLRRPSCYLPTALFFTALCGSGAVLRRKDCQFPDPSDHTTYRCVSLACTLSLGSGGFKAGSMVQHFCEDGYVLAGHPGVSVCKGGQWSVLKPVVCNPLTGSPVPRSGSIFGVSSIPMVAAASVTVSALLLVAMVCVLVGPKPCSNWCWRWYEPMEESEVSIVDSCPVPLPSYEEAVYGSQGGPVPPTSTTPTPLVLSRGLAPPSEAAEPCCSPEATTPPPSYQESQAAAAGGSSLARPTVPPARFLFPGAAKDPCR; this comes from the exons ATGGCGAAGGCTCCGGGATGTCCCAGGCTGCGCCGGCCTTCATGTTACCTCCCCACGGCTCTGTTCTTCACGGCACTCTGCGGCTCTGGTGCTGTCCTCCGGAGGAAAG ATTGCCAGTTCCCGGACCCCTCTGATCACACTACCTACAGGTGTGTGTCCTTGGCCTGCACGCTGTCTCTGGGCAGCGGCGGGTTTAAGGCTGGCTCCATGGTGCAGCATTTCTGCGAAGACGGCTACGTCCTGGCCGGCCACCCTGGGGTCTCTGTCTGCAAGGGTGGCCAGTGGAGCGTGCTGAAGCCGGTCGTCTGCAACCCCTTGACAG gatcCCCGGTGCCTCGCTCCGGCTCCATCTTCGGTGTCTCCTCCATCCCCATGGTGGCTGCGGCCTCGGTGACGGTGTCCGCCCTGCTGCTGGTGGCCATGGTGTGCGTCCTGGTGGGGCCGAAACCCTGCAGCAACTGGTGCTGGAG GTGGTACGAGCCCATGGAGGAGTCCGAGGTGAGCATCGTCGACAGCTGCCCGGTGCCACTCCCGTCCTACGAGGAGGCCGTCTATGGCTCCCAGGGGGGCCCCGTGCCACCCACCTCCACCACGCCGACGCCCCTCGTCCTCTCCAGGGGCCTGGCCCCCCCATCGGAAGCAGCCGAGCCCTGTTGTAGTCCAGAGGCCACCACCCCACCGCCTTCCTACCAGGAGAGCCAAGCAGCAGCTGCGGGCGGCTCCAGTCTGGCGCGGCCCACGGTGCCCCCTGCCCGGTTCCTGTTCCCTGGGGCTGCAAAGGACCCGTGCAGGTAG